The following nucleotide sequence is from Mangifera indica cultivar Alphonso chromosome 17, CATAS_Mindica_2.1, whole genome shotgun sequence.
TTAGggttaaataagtaaaatctgGAATCATATAACTTATGGATAATGTTATAATTACGTGCTCGTGATATAGTAACGaggtaattatattttaattataattattaaaattatgaaaaatagttttatcataacaaaaaactattatttaaagTTGGAGAAATAGGGAGAGTTTTGGTAGACATTGACTCTTTTATAGATGGCTAGATTTATGTcaagttaaattcgaattcatTTGAGCCCAAGCTCAAATTCAGACTTATTGAGCTCGTTGCAGTTAAATTCATACtcgatttaagtttgatttgactcattttaagctcaaacttttaactaattcgttattaaaacaacgtcattttaatatatattgattaaaataacgttattttgtattaaaatttttaactcacgAGTTCGATCTTGCTCGAACTTATTTAAGACTCACTTATTTCGAActtgtttaaatcaaacttaagctCAAACTCTGTTCGAATCCAGCGCTACTTTCACATCTGTTATTGAAGCAAGCTTAATATGCCCGATTATTGGGTTCAAATAAGACAAAGCAATCCAAAAAACTTGTTAAGTTTCCAGAACCCTCCTCTCCTCTGAGCATCAGAAACAATGTTAACAAGATTACCGCTTCCTCCTTATGACTGAGAAATGCTCCGATGAGGTTTGAATCCAGCCACTCTGCACCAGAAGGACTTCTTTTCTGGTAACAAGTATTTACGATaaacatatcattattgattaaataattttaaattaaaaaaaattaaaaattaaactatccaattacatgataatacaaCATTAATATCCGATTATTTCCATTTTTGTTAGTATTAAGAAGCTGCATAAGTTTGGATTCAGTGaatcaattttgattttctCAACTAATGGTGTTATTTGTATCCTCCAGTATAGTTTTACTGTTACTGATCTTTTAGAGATagcaaattgaaattaataaattaagcACTGCAGAGCATCCAAGTAAAAGAACATTAGTCTCAGGAATAAGAATATATGTGCCACCTGATTTTCAAGCGTACATGGTGAACCATGGCTAGAGAATCCAACATCTCTGTCATATTTACTCATCATAGAATTTTCAGGTGTCATTAAGCTGAAacattcaaaataataacactGACAATTAAATGGATgtcaatttgttattaatgttGGAATTCCAATCAATTCTCAGATCCTAAATTACATACAGAGCAAACTGCAGCTCTAACTCGAGTGATTGATTATACCTTTCATCAAGCCACAAAACAGTATTCCTGCAAAACTTTCTTAGATTTCCTCCTCATTGGCTGTAATATACATGGGAAAGTCGAGATCTGTCGCAATGGCAGGAGACAGCCGACATCAATTTTAATCATACAATGGGCAGCCAAGGATGAGACTTGCTTGGTTGCCGTTGAATGAGATGCTGATGCATCTGGGATCTGCAGAACACAAGAATTCGTATCTTTCAAGGGGCCATGGCATAAAGCTGAAAGACGGCCAGCTGGTTCAGCCTGCAATATGTATGAACTGGGAGCTTCAAAGATTTTCACCAATAGTTACCATCTGAACCAGAACAGACTGACCCAACCATAATTATGGGACAAAAAAAACTCTTTCTATGCATTTTCATTCCTCGAAAGATTCCATGCAAATTTTGTCCAGCAGCAATGGCCAATCTTCTCCAAGTTGCTGTGGATTCAGCTCCATTGCAACCCTGAAATCAAGCAAAGATATCGAGCATTGTGGTCTTTGGTTCTGCATAATTTCCAGATGACGACTACTATTCTGAACATGGAAGTGATTACTAGGCCAAATCCCATTTATAACTCTGCCCTGAATCTGTTGCTTGTTGATGATATGCTTTCTTGGCTCATGTGCAGACCTTGATCCAACCAACTCCACACATGACTGGATCAACTTCTTCAGATACACATCTAACATGGTATTAAGAGTATTAGCACATTCCAGTGAAACAGTTCCAAGGCCCTGAGCTGCAGCAATCTGCTCCATACGTTTCCTAAGTGTCTCACTATCACACAAACCACAGCTGTCGTAATAGCTGACAAACTCACCAGTACTTTGTACAGGAATAGTTTTACGGGTCCCACCTACACTAGCTGAGCAAAATGGAATCCCAAGGGGAGCAACTAGAGGACTCCTAGAGAAAATCAATTGGTTAGCTTGCTCCACTTCTTCCCCATCTTCAAATAAACCAACTCCAGCTCGATCTTTACTTGGTATCCTTGGTCTTTCAGTGGCTCGAACTGATCTGTCCTTTTCATTATCAGGTTGCTCTGCAACTGCATGAAGATGGTGCACTGGTCTCTGATAATCACAAGGTGTTAAATCCCCATTTTCCAGATGAAGCTTACCACCACTATCTTCTGTACCTAATGACTGCTGAGAAACACATTCAACCTTTCCATTTGGTCCCAGCAAACTAGACCTATCCCTGACCTTCCGATCACGACCCTCGGATCTAACCTTTCGTGGGGACACTGGCAAAACTCCATTCGACCGTATAGGAGCACTTTGATTCTGACTTGGAGCAAGTGAGCCACTTGGTTCATGCCCATCTTCTCTACTGGGAGAACCTTTTATTCCTTGAGTTACAGATTTCGTAAGCTTTGTCTCATTAAATGGTGGCGGGGACTTAGCTTGACATGCATTTTTCAAGATTGCAAAAAGCAATTGATTATGCAGGGGAAGATTCTCCCTTCCAAGTAGGCGAAAGCAAATCTGATCAAACTgaatcttatttattttctgATTCAAAAACCTATTCAAAGTATAAAAATACTTCTTTGACCTATCAACCCCAATCTTTTTCACTATCTGAGTtttcaattcaaccaaatcAATTCTAGAACTTTGTTGAGGTTGCATTTCTCAACGAACAGATTCATACACCTTCACAAAACTAAAAATCCCAAAAATAAACCCCACAGAATTCTTGTTATTCCTGCATCAGAAGAACCACAAATTCCTCCACCCCCATAGGCTCACATGGAAATCAAAATCTAAAACTCTGCATATCTTAAGAGATagactcaaaaaaaaaaaaaaaaaaaaaaaaaaaaagagatccaccaaaataattttaaaatcccAGAAATCTCACTTCCAGAGCAAATTTCAGTTATTTCCGTTTCCAGACAACCCAAATTCACCCACCCAGCCACAATACAATGCAAACCCAAATCTCATCTTCGCAagaaaccaaaaccctaaaagatCAATCTCACAGCACGAGTCATTCCAAACGCACGAAAACAAACCCAATTCATCCAAATACAGAATGAATCAAAACCCTAAGTTCAAATCACCAAAAACAACCACGACCTCCCACGAACTTCACGAACCGTAAAAGTATAAGCACTGCACCGATTAAATTAAAACCCTTTATTGTTTGCACGTATTTTAAAAGCTTGAAACTTCAAATTTCGAAATTTGAAGTCCAACAAAAGAGATCAGTAAGTTTGATATTTGAGTTTACAACAGAGTAcgaattaaagaagaaaatcaaattacaaagaaaCTAAGCACAATGAAGACTGAAAACTAAGCTTAACAGTATATATTCAATGTTTACAGATTGATTGAAGCCTGACCTTAATGAACTTGACGCTCAATAAGTTGGGTTATGGTCCTTCGCGGCTTGAAAATTTTGGCTCTCTGctcatcaaatttatttttttttcaaatttttgaaaatttggactGCATTTTCTATTGGGTATTGcgttttgaattcaatttgtgATTGAAGTTAGGACGGTTCTGATTGTGTAGCTCGATCACTGCTCTGCGCTCCTTGGCTTCTCTTCTTTCTCGGCAGCTCTCTCCCCTTCGTGTCTTTTTAGTGCAAACGTGtccatttctttttaattttatatatttctatgtttatttactaattatatatatatatatattttatatttttgttttatattttacagTTATTTTTACACAACCATGCGCACAAGTTGACTCTCTTtgtgttttcaaaataaaactaatttatgaTATTGTCCAAATCCCAATTTCCCATTCAATTTTATTGCTTGGGGAGATAGTAATAAAGTCGTTAAGACTAAAGCCGGGGTTGATCCTATCCAAAAGCTTTAATTAGTGAAGTTagtattacataattaaaatttaaaaattatatatatataaaaaaaattcgaGAGTCATTTTAAACATTTCGTAAGTTGAATCAcgatgtaatattatttatatcgaTTCAATCAGGAGTCAATTGGATTCAATGGTAATTACGAgttttaattatctattaatatgaattttaatgtaGATTTGTTTAAAAGAATTTGATCCATGTAGCATAAAGAATGGAttctttgttttgttcatttctttatttcttttcttacttttacaccttattgaaattttggttattttggtgtaattaatttttttaatactaaaattatatatatttataaaagtattatttaaatattaataataatttattattatattaataaaaaaataataataaattgtataataatatattattattattaatacaattaatatttattattaatgtggataataaatatcatgtttttcttaattattatattcactatctttaataaaaacacGTTATGTTGCAATTATcagaaatttattataattttattttgtattaaaaaatatttaaaaatgtatatattattttattggtattattttgtttaataaaatatgttattgtGTGATGAAAACTCGTATATTACTGTATTTTGCCTGTAAGCAAATGGAGAGCCACATTGAACAGTGGCTGAAGAAGCCAAAAAAGAACCCATTTTTAGGAGACAACTTTGCTCGCAaggttttgtttttcaatttccctaatttttgtttttctaattttactagcatttttttattttattaagcaCGCCAATCTTAAGTCTGCGGCCACTGGAACTCTTTACTGTATGTTCATATCCAGTTATGGGAGCACAGGTGAACATTTCACTGccttcatttcatttctttgcaAACTTCAGTACTTATTTCTATTTGTTTGTCactttatattatttcaaattaatattcttAATACCAGCATTTTATTTTGCTGCTGGGATTTTGAGTTAACTGTTAATATATGGACTTTGCATGATCAGAAACGTAGATTTTGTAGTTTGTTCATTATCATCTGTTAAACAGAATACTGGGTTTTTTACTTTGCAGAATTTTATGCGAGAGGATAATGTACGGTTGGAGACTTCGAGAGACAGATGTATTTCATATGAATTTCAACTTTTATCTCGTAATGCTATCTTTTAAGGATGTATGTATGCTTgctatttttgaatatattaaagcTTTTATACTTGTCAGCAGTTTCGAATGTTTGCCTCTATTGCCAAGATTGTCATATGGCTATTTGCATGTTTGGTTATTATCAAGTGCTTTGAGTAATAACCTGTGCTGTTTATCAGGTTAATATGGAGGCTGACAGTAGGGCAATGCCAGTGGACGCAAATATCCCTGCAGATTCCCATTTTCAGGAAAGATTACTTATAAAATTGGCAATAAGGTAACATATCCTAgtaattatagatttatatcACGCCCACTTGCTGAAAGAAGatatggttttttatttttgagattgGAAGTGTTCAAATGTTGGTACACAAGCAGAAACTAATGAAGCATTGCAAGAAATGAGAAGAGAAAGTATTATTTCAGGAATGTATTAGCAAAATATAGAGCAGTTTCATAAAATGTAACAGGGAGATTGAAATAGAAAGATCTGAATATGCACTTTTTTCTGCATGGCCGTAGTATTTAAACCAAGAGTGTAGATAAAACTTTCATTGTTAGACTGTTTGGCTACCGATGAGGAAAACTTAATTCTAACATCAGTAACACATTAACGTTTGGATGTAAATTTACCCATAAACAATctcattatatgattttactAAATGGTTTTGAGTTGAGGTTGCATTGCTTGTTTGTCAGCTAATTTTGTGTTAACAGGTATTTTGTTGTTTGGAAGGGGCAAGAATAGGCATTCAATATGAGACATCTTTTGCAGCTATTCCTGAACCTGAATTATTTATTACTGTAAGTTATCTGGTTATCATGTTGGATGTCTCtgcaattataattttgtgCTTGTCGTCTCTATGAGTTATCTAGTTTTTGTGGTTATTACAGATGTTAGTAAACGTCTTTTAAGGATTGGCTTAATTGGTTCTTGGCcccattataaaattttacccTGCATACTTCTTTTAGCAAACCATTAATCACTTTTCACCAAAACTGGCTgcttaacttttttatatattcctGGGGAGGTCTTTTGTAATGGGTGCGCTGTGCACTGATATCTTAAGCTATTTTGCTGTCTTGGTGATAGAAGTTtctatttgattttagtttttcaagTTCCTGATGTATATCTCTTTCTTGCTGGGGTTTACAGAACAAAAGTTTTGTGGATTTCTTTCTTAAAAGGTTGACTAACCTTCCCTGGAAGAAACCtttttttgcaatttcattTGAATGTTGATCTATGAGAATGACTCTTCTGTAAGAATTTATCAGTTGTTTCTGTCCTCTTTTCTGAGATGTAATACTCATGCATAGAGTTTCTGACCAGAAggaaatttttatgattaaaattctTTCTGGCTTTTAAAATAAGATGATCTTGTAGCAGGGATCATCCATTAGTTTAAGCTATAAGGAAACTGATTCTCTTTTGGTGATTTTGCTGGAGAACCTTGCAAGCTGTACCACTCTGTGCTGCAGAGCAAGTCCTTGAACACACAATTCCTTTCTTTCTACTGATACCAGAAACAGAAAATGATCTTCTTTCGTCCAATGCCATGTTAAGGTTGGTTGCCTGACTTTTACATTTTTGAGTTGATTTTACTGCTATATTTAACCTGTTCCAAATATTCTTCCATGGTTTACTTTCAGAGATTCATAAATCACATTGGAGAACTTCTACAGACATATGTGGATTGACAAGAACAGGTGTGGTGCTGGTATGCATAAACATTTTAAGTAATCTTTTGTTGCTACAGTGGTGCACTGCAATATTCATACACATTCATCTATTTTTTTGAACAACAGAAGATTGTTTGTGATATATATGATAAGGGAAGTAAAACATAAGCCATGAAATGTGTTGAAGATTGTGTGAACTTAACTGCCTGTTCAGTGTTGTGGTATTATGCATTCGATTGCATGAATTGTGGGAAAATTTTATGGTAAAAGAATGATGTTAAACAAGGAAGTTTGTACTTGGAATGTCGCATGTGTAAGTAATTAAGGTGATAGTTGGCAACATTCTAGTTGCATGCCTAATGCTAGTACTTAAGAAGGTGCACCACATTCGTTgcatatatttgtttaagtaaaactatatgcacaaataagtcttattaatttattcatacaaactaaACGTGAcaatatatgattgagtgattttgaagtgaaagaGAAAGTAATCATATTACCTAATCATACACTGACATATCAGTTTGTATAGATAAGTTAGTAAGATTTGTTTCTATATATATCATTACTCTATCTGTTTTGCACTATGTACATTCTTGTGTTTTGGTGATGAATTCAATAGATGTACATCCTTTATGCTTTCCATATCTCATGCAGGTGCGACTTTTTAAGGAATTGTAGATGATTCTAATCAATAGGTGTATTTTTGTGTATTTACTTATTCATCTTTCTGAAATGTTGTCTACGGTTTTCTGTTATTTTTTGATAGTCAAAAGTATAATTCCTAGCTGATGCTATTTGACTTGGTATGAATATTAAAGTATGATATGAATGACAACTCTTGTTGATGTCAAAACTTAAATGAGACATTAGCAATTCCTTGAACAATGGATGTGTGATTCTAATTGAGGAACATATAAGTTCTCTTTGAGGCTGAATACAGTTATGCTGCTGTCTTAACTGTGTCTTTGCTTTTTGCAGCAAGGTAATGGTGTCTCTTAGGTGCACTGATCTCATCTCTGTGCTTTCTAGTCAAGTCAGAGTCCTGGTATGGCCAACATCTCAAATCAAGAAAGTCGGTATAAGTTACCCCTCTCCTGCCAGCCTATCTTATGTAGAGGATGCAATAGGACCCTTGAGCTTACCAGAAGGTGAGTTGCcttttttcaagttaaaaagttttttaatcTATCAAAGTTCAAAAATTCTAGTGTTGGATGATATTTTAGTGAGGTATTATAATTGTGGATCTGGACAATGTAGTTCATTTTTCCTGTTAAGTGAGGGGTGGGGTTGGCTATGAGATATTCTCAACTGTCAAATTTTTCTATGAAATACTGGTATTGTTTTGGAATCGCATCTCAGAAAAACACAGCTAAGATGCAAATCGAATGCAAAGGAGATCTAATTTGAGTAATAATACACGTACAtgcattttttattaacttattcatacaaattaatataacaacatATGAGtgagtgattttaaagtaaaagaaaaaatatccaatcacatttTATCATATTAGTTTGTATGCATAAGttaataagaaatatttgtACACGTGGTTTTATTCATCCAAATTTCTATTAGACTTAATATTAACGCCATTTTCAAGTTTAAGGAGACATATATTGGCACAAAACCAATTTATGACTTAAAGATGATTCTTTTCATGTTGGGTAGCAGCCTGCTTTTCTCTTAATATAACAGTCTTCAGTTTTCTAATTTCTCTACTGTTTTTCCCTGTCTTGTTTCTGGATTATCAACATTTGCAGAGATCGTATTGAATCTGCCCAGCAAGGAGGATAAAGTCATGTTTTTCAATATGATGACATAGTAattgacatttttattattttattattattttttaaaatatgtgatatgaaaaatgagattttcGATATACAATACAAGATACAATTTTGAGTGCCATGGTAATTAGTTGATGAGATTTTAACAATATTCGTTGCATCGCAATATGAAAGCACAGCTAATTATCACTGAAGTGTGGTTATTTGCCATGAACACACCAACCCAATCTTTTTCTCCAAACTTCATCTTTTCATAatgtttgaattataaaaaaggCATGGCATTTCATATTATTCAAGTTACCATCTTCCAACATATCTAGAATTTCTAATGTATGGTAATACATTGTTTAGGATATGAATTTTGGAAGCAAGATTTTAAAGATTAGACCAGATTGCaggtaaaacaaaaacagaaatcGTTTTAACAATTGGACTAGATTGGATCATGGTCTAATCACTAGAATAACCCTTTTTTGGCTCTAAAATTATTGGTGTTATGTCTTGCGTAGATTCAAACTAACTTATTTAATCTAAATTGTGATTTAAATTCGAACAATTTGGAGTGAATCCAACCTTGCGTTTAAAAGTAGATTATTGCTAAACCCATCACCCAATGGAGAAAGCTTTTAGAACATAGAATTATCATCATGGGTTATTAGACAAAATGAACTGCTATTTCACCAACAATCACTGTTGATTTAACAAAGCAAGGATCAGCCAAGAACAATTCAACTCATTATTTTCTAGAGGGagagttcaatttgaatccaaaatgGTCAAACTCAAGATCAAACTAAGCTCATTCCATTAGTGAACAGTAAAGAtagattaaaaacaaatatcacTCAAGAAAGAATATAACCAATGAGACGAGTTTTCATGTACCATGCtagtaaaatattgattttgagatattttaagTCAATCTCAAGATTTCATGCACTCAAAAGTCGATCTCGAGATTGATGCACTCAAACTAGAGCTCGAATTCACCAAACAACAGTCTAAGCCCAAGCTGGCTCAAACTGCATCCACCCTCTCATTAACTCCAAAGATTCAGGTAAAATACCATAAGATAGAAACACAAAGAAAGCAAATGGAGAGCAAATCAAGATGACCTTATAGAAGATATAATTGGAAAACCTTCTACACTTAAAACAGAGATAATTGAGCTTTTATAACAGAAATCATTGGTTAATCCTCTTCTGCACTTGATGAAAAAACTCAAGCATTCAAGTGATGTTATTTTGGGCTTTTATAAAAGAGATAACTGGTTCATCTTCTGCACTTCAAACAGAAGACAAAAGGTACTAAGAGAAGATCCAAGGTTACATCACTCCAAATTTTAGCAAAGAGGAAATATCAACTAATCtagaagttataaaaaaaataagtttgtgCTTGACCCAGCATCTTCATCGTTATAAATTAAGAACTGAGCTTTTATGGCATAGAGACATCACTTGAGAGCTCATTTTT
It contains:
- the LOC123199950 gene encoding uncharacterized protein LOC123199950 encodes the protein MQPQQSSRIDLVELKTQIVKKIGVDRSKKYFYTLNRFLNQKINKIQFDQICFRLLGRENLPLHNQLLFAILKNACQAKSPPPFNETKLTKSVTQGIKGSPSREDGHEPSGSLAPSQNQSAPIRSNGVLPVSPRKVRSEGRDRKVRDRSSLLGPNGKVECVSQQSLGTEDSGGKLHLENGDLTPCDYQRPVHHLHAVAEQPDNEKDRSVRATERPRIPSKDRAGVGLFEDGEEVEQANQLIFSRSPLVAPLGIPFCSASVGGTRKTIPVQSTGEFVSYYDSCGLCDSETLRKRMEQIAAAQGLGTVSLECANTLNTMLDVYLKKLIQSCVELVGSRSAHEPRKHIINKQQIQGRVINGIWPSNHFHVQNSSRHLEIMQNQRPQCSISLLDFRVAMELNPQQLGEDWPLLLDKICMESFEE